The DNA sequence AGCGTACTGGTTCCGGTCGTTGGCCGCGTCCATCCTGGCGCTGACCGGGGTGCTCTACACGATCCCGTCGCTGGCGCTGTTCGCGTTCCTCGCCCCCTACCTCGGCATCGGCGCGGTGACGGTGCTCACCGTGGTGGCGCTGTACGCGCTGCTGGTGATCGTGCGCAACACGCTGGCCGGCCTGAACCAGGTGCCGCCCGAGGTGCGGGAGGCCGCCGAGGGCATGGGATACGGCCGCTGGGGCCGGCTGTTCCGGATCGAGCTGCCGCTGGCGCTGCCCGGCATCCTCACCGGCCTGCGCCTGGCCACCGTCTCCACGGTCGCGCTGGTCACGGTCGGGGTGGTGGTGGGCCGGGGCGGGCTCGGCCAGCTCATCTTCGCCGGCTTCCAGAACAACTTCTACAAGGCGCAGATCATGACCGGCACGGTGCTCTGCGTGCTGCTGGCGCTGGCGCTCGACCTGGTGCTGGCCGGCGTGGGCCGGCTGCTCACCCCCTGGCTGCGCGGGAGAAACTCGTGAGCGCGAGGAGTACGGCGCCGCGGAGCACCGCGGTCGCGAACGGAAGGTCAGTTCGGTGAACCCGGTGCAGGCGGCCGTGACCTGGCTGAACGACCCGCTGAACTGGACCAATCCGGGCGGCGTGCTGGACCGGCTGGGCGAGCACCTGAGCATGTCCGCCCTGGCGGTGCTGCTCGGCTGCCTGGTGGCCTGGCCGATCGGCCTCTGGCTCGGGCACAGCGGCCGGGGTGGCGGCCTGGTGCTGCTGGTCTCCAACGTCACGCTGGCGATCCCCACCCTGGCCCTGCTGACCATCCTGCCGCTGACCTTCCTCGGGTTCGGCCGCGCGTCCGTGGTGGTGGCGCTCGCCGTGTTCGCGGTGCCGCCGCTGCTGGCGAACGCGTACACCGGGGTGCGGCAGGCCGACGCGGAGGCCCGGGACGCCGCGCGCGGCATGGGGCTCTCCGGCGGGCAGGTGCTGCGCCGGGTGGAGCTGCCGCTCGCGGTGCCCTATCTGGCGGCCGGGTTCCGGACCGCGGCCGTGCAGGTGGTGGCCACCGCCGCCCTGGCGTCCTTCGTCAACGGCGGCGGGCTGGGCCAGATCATCCGCGCCGGCTTCGGCCTCGACATCGCCGCCGGTGGCGGCCAGATCATCGCCGGCGGCGTCCTGGTGGCCGGCCTGGCGCTGCTGGTCGAGGGCGTGCTCGCGGTGCTGGAGCGGCTGGTCACGCCGCGTCCGCTGCGTCGGGTCCAACGGCGGGCGAACCGCCGCGCGGCGGCGGCCACGGCCGGCGGCTGACGCCCGGCGTCCGGGCGGGCACCGAGACGGCGGTCACTGTCGCTCGGCCCCCGGGTGACGATCCGATGACGAAAACCGCTCCGAATTTGTCGTCCCGGTCGGTGAGGATGTTGGGTGAAGTCACGGGCGGCGTACGGATCGCCCGTCGGACACGCGGCCGGCCCGAGAGGGCCGCGCCGGGACACGGAAGGCGGGCATCTGATGCGCGCACGTTCACGGCTGGCCGCGGGGGCCTTCGGCGCCCTCGTCGCGGCGGGTCTTCTCACCGGCTGCGGCGACGCCGGCTCGTCCGGCACCGACGCGCCCCAGGCGGGCGCCTCGGGCGCCGGTTGCGCCCCGGTGGCGGGTGACCAACTCGTCGTCCTCACCGACGACAAGAAGCTCCAGAACACCGACAACGTCCTTCCCGCGATCAACAAGAAGGCGGCCACCCCGCAGCTCGTGGCCGCGCTGGACAAGGTCTCCGCGAAGCTCGACACCACCAAGCTGATTCAGCTCAACCGGGCGGTCGACGTCGACCGGAAGACGCCTCAGGTGGCGGCCCAGGAGTTCGCCGGCGCCAACGGCGTGACCGACGGGATCGAGAAGGGTCCGGGCGGCCAGGTGACGGTCGGCGCCGGCAACTTCAGCGAGAGCCAGACCGTCGCCGAGCTTTACAAGATCGGGCTCACCGCGGCCGGCTACCAGGTCAAGGTGCAGACCATCGGCAACCGGGAGCTCTACGAGCCAGCCCTGGAGAAGGGCCAGATCCAGGTCGTCCCGGAGTACGCCGCCACCATGGCGGAGTTCCTCAACACCAAGGCCAACGGCAAGGACGCCCAGCCGATCTCCTCGCCCGAGCTGGAGAAGACGGTCGCGGCGCTCAAGACCGAGGGCGAGAAGTCCGGCCTGGTGTTCGGCCAGCCGTCCCAGGCGCAGGACCAGAACGCGTTCGCGGTCACCAAGGCCTTCGCCGACAAGTACGGCGTGTCCACGCTCTCCGACCTGGCCGCCAAGTGCTCCGGCCAGGCCACCGTGCTGGCCGGCCCGCCGGAGTGCCCGCAGCGGCCGAAGTGCCAGGCCGGGCTCGTCGAGGTCTACGACTTCAAGGCCGGCTCGTTCAGCTCGTTGGACGCGGGCGGCCCGCAGACCAAGAACGCGCTGAAGACCGGTTCCGCCAGCGTCGGTCTGGTCTTCTCCTCCGACGCGGCGCTCGCCACGAGCTGACCGTTGCCGCCGGCCGGTCGCACCGACCGGCCGGCGGCGCGTCGGGGCTGGTGGCCCGGCCGGCGGTGCGGGCATCCGACTGTGCCGACCCGTTCCGCTCCGGTGGAACTCTCGGTACTCTGCTCACCCATGCCCGCCTCGGTCGCCCCCACCGACAAGCGCCCCCCGACGCTGCTGACGGTCCTGTTCTGGACCGGTGTGGGGTTGGCCCCCCTGGCGGCGCTGATCCTGCTGGTCGCCGACGGCAACGGCACGCTCCGGTTCGGTGCCGTGCTCGCGATCCTCGCCGTCGTGCTGATCGGTCTCTCCATCGCGCTGCGGGCCGACAACGGCGCCGACGGGACCGTGTCCGAGGGGTTGCGCGAGGAGTTGGAGCAGCTCCGGCGGGAGTTGCGGGCCGAGATCGTGGCCGCCGCCCAGCGCGGCAACCAGGCACTCGACCAGGCGCGACGGGCGGAGGACGCGGCCGGCGCGGTGCGCCAGCGGCTCGACGCGGCGGCTGCGGGCCTGGCCGCCCCTTCCGCCGAGGATCGCCCGGGCGGGCGGGCCCGGGTGCCGGTCGTCGGGGGGTACGACGCGGGGGTGCGTCCGGCCGGCCCCGACGAGGACGGGTCGAGCCGGCCGGCCGACGGTCGCTTCGGCACCGACCAGCAGGTCGATACGCCGTGGGCGGGCCGTCCGGACGCCACCGGCCGCCACGTCGACGACCGGGCCGAGCGGTCCGGATCCGACGCGTACGCCGTCGAGGGCCGGGCGCGACCCGAGCCGCATGGCGCCGATCGTGACCGCCCGGCCGGTGAGCACGCGGAGTTCCGCGGCTACCCGACCGCGGCGGCCCGGCCGCGCGCGGAGCGTACGGAGTTCGGCGGCCACGGCACGGAGCCGCCGCCGTCCGCCGGGCGGGACGCGGAACGGGCCGGCGGCGGCGTGTACGGCGCGGCACGGGTGCCCGAACCGGGGGCCCGACCGGAATCGCGTCCGGTCGGGGTGGTCCACCACACCGAGACCGTGCACGTGACCACGCGCCACACCATCGTGGACGGCGGCGGGGACGCGGCCGGTTCCCGGTACGGGGGGTACGCCGGCCGTTGGTCCCCGTCGGCGGAGGAACGGCCGAGGGGTGCGGAGCCGGCCGGACCGCGCGGTGCCGGCCACCGCGAGCCGGCCGGGGACGAGCCGGCGCGCTCCGGTTGGCCCGCTGCCGGGGAGGACGCCTGGCCCGGAGCGCCCCGGTCCGACCCGGATCGGGCCTGGCCCGGTGCCCGGGTCGACGGCCCGGCGTGGCCGGGCGGGCGGGGCGACGGTGCGGGCGACGGCCCGGCGTGGCCGGGCGCGCGGGACGACGGTGCGGGCGACGGCCCGGCGTGGCCGGGCGGGCGGGACGACGGCTTCCGGTCGGGCCCGCCCGGCGACGGACGATCCCGGGGCGGCGAGGGGCGGGAGCACCCGTGGGCCGGCGTCGGCCGTGCCGCCGGCGGTGACCGGGGCTGGCCGGCGCGGCCGGCGGAGGACGGTTGGTCGACCGGCTCGCGGTCGGGCCGGCCGGCGGACGAGCAGCGCCCCTGGCCCGGGGCGGATGACGACCGGGCCGGGCGGCCGTCGGCCGCGGAGGCCGGTTGGCGGCCGACCGGGGCGCACGAGCGGGCGGCGCCGCCCGAACCGTACGGCGGGGCGGCGGTCGGGGAGCCGGACGGCGGCCACTGGTCCGAGTTGCGCGCCGGCAACCGCTGGGCCGAGGTCCGCGACGACGGTCAGGGGCGCGAGGTCCGGGTCGGGGAGCGGCGGGCCGCGGTGCACGCCGACGGCGGCAGCACCGGGTACCGGGTCGAGGACCGGTGGGCCTCCGTCCGGGGCACGCCATCCGGCCACCACGGCACCGGCCCGGCGTACCCCGATTCCGGCGCGTCGCGGCGGGAGGCGGCGTACCCCGACGTCGGCGTGCCGCGGCACGACCGGGAGTCGCCGCCGGGCGGCGGCTGGTCGGGGGAGGGGCAGCCGGCGCTGCCGGCCGGCGGCGTGCCGATGCCGGACGCGTGGCGACCGCCGACCCAACGCAGCGGCCAGCCCGAGTGGCGGCAGCCCGGGCCGGAGTGGCGGCAGCCCGAACCGGAGTGGCAGCCCGAGCCGGAGTGGCGCCGTCCGGAGCCGGACGGCTACGGCCCGACGCCCCGGGACACCGCCGACCGCTGGCGCTGACCGTGGCCCGACCGCCCGTGCGGCGGTGCCGCCGCGCCGGAGGTCACTTGTCGATGTCGCCCACCACGAAGAACATCGACCCGAGGATGGCGATCAGGTCCGGCACCAGGCACCCGGGCAGCAGCGTCGACAGTGCCTGCACGTTCGCGTACGAGGCGGTGCGCAGCTTCAACCGCCACGGCGTCTTCTCGCCCCGGGACACCAGGTAGTAACCGTTGATGCCGAGCGGGTTCTCGGTCCAGGCGTACGTGTGCCCCTCGGGGGCCTTGACGACCTTCGGCAGCCGGGTGTTCACCGGCCCGCCGATCCGGTCCACCCGGTCCAGGCACTGCTCGGCGAGGTCGAGCGACGCGTACACCTGGTCGAGCAGCACCTCGAACCGGGCGTGGCAGTCCCCGGCGGTCTTCGTCACCACCGGCACGTCGAGCTGGTCGTAGGCCAGGTAGGGCTCGTCCCGGCGCAGGTCGAGGTCGAGCCCGGAGGCGCGGCCGACCGGCCCGGACGCGCCGAACGCGGCGGCGTCGGCCGCGGAGAGCACGCCGACGCCGACGGTGCGGGCCAGGAAGATCTCGTTGCGGCGGATCAGGTGGTCGAGGTCGGGCATCCGTCGGCGGACCTCGCCGATGGCGGCGCGGGCGCGGCCGGTCCAGCCGGCCGGCACCTCCTCCTTCAGGCCGCCGACCCGGTTGAACATGTAGTGGATCCGACCGCCGGAGACCTCCTCCATCACCGCCTGGATGGTCTCCCGTTCCCGGAACGCGTAGAACATCGGCGTGATCGCGCCGATCTCCAACGGATACGAGCCGAGGAACATCAGGTGGTTGAGCACCCGGTTCAGCTCGGCCAGCGCCATCCGCAGCCAGGTGGCGCGCTCCGGCACCTCCATGCCCATCAGCCGTTCCACCGCGAGCACCACGCCCAGCTCGTTGGAGAACGCGGAGAGCCAGTCGTGCCGGTTGGCGAGCACGATGATCTGCCGGTAGTCGCGTACCTCGAAGAGTTTCTCCGCGCCCCGGTGCATGTAGCCGACGATCGGCTCGGCGGCGACGACCCGCTCGCCGTCGAGCACCAGGCGCAGGCGCAGCACGCCGTGCGTCGACGGGTGCTGCGGCCCGATGTTGAGCACCATGTCGGTGCCGAGCTGCTCACCGCCGGCGCCGGTCCCGACGGTCAGTTCGCGGAGGTCGCCGGCGTCCGTGGTCATGCCCGTCATCGTGCCAGAAGCGGGTCGAGGTCGACGCCGACCGGCTGCCACAGCCACCAGTGCCCGCCGAGGCCGGCCGGGTCGGTCAGCTCGGCCACCGCCGACGCCGCGGCCAGCGCCCGCAGGTAGCCGGCCGGGTCCCGGGAGGCCAGGCTCAGCGGCGGTCGCCCGCCGTCGGCCCCGAGCGCCCGCACCGCCGCCCGCTGCGACACCAGGGTGTACGCACACCGGGCGACCCGCTCACCGGCGGAGGCGACCGAGTCCATGGCGACGTGCGCGGTCACGTCGCACGACCCGTCCGGCACCGGTGGCACCTGCCGTCCGTCCCGGTACCCGGTCAACGTCCCGTCCACCGGCCGCGACTCCCGCAGGTGCCCGTAGTCCACGGCCAGCGCCGCCCCCCGCCGCACCTGCCCCACGGCCTCCGCCCAGGCCTGGTCCCGCTCCCGCCCGATCTCCACCCGCCCCCACCCGCCCGGCTGCCCCCACCCGCCCGACCACCCGCGCTCGTCGCTGATCAAGGAGTTGGCGTCGCCGTTCGGTGTCGGGCCCGACGCGAACTCCTTGATCACGTGGGACGGCGGAGGCGGGAGCGGCCACCAGCGGGTGAGCCAGGCGGCGTCGGCGGGGGAGAGGGCAGGGCCGAGCGTCTCGCGGGCGGTGGCGGGGTCGACCAGGAGGTGGCGCCAGCCGTCGGGGGTGTGGGTGGCGACGTCCAGGGGGGTGTTGTCCAGCCACTCGGTCGCCAGCAGCAGGCCGGTGATGCCCGCCGGGATGTCGGGTCGCCACTCGATCTCCGCGGGCAGGTCGGCCGGGCGGGCGGCCTTCTCCACCGCGACGAAACGGATCCGCTCCGCCAGCGACGGCCCGGTGGGCGTCGCCACGACGGCCCCCAGCAACGCGCGGAGCAGCTCGGCCCGACCGGCGCCCACGTCGACCACGTCCAGCCGGGCGGGGTGATCGAGCGCGAGGTCGAGTGCGGTGAGGACGTGCCCGAGACACGACGCGAACACCGGGGACGCGTGCACGCTGGTGCGGAAGTGGGCGGCCGGGCCCCGACCTGCCACGAAGAAGCCGTTCGGGCCGTACAGCGCGGCCTCCATCGCGTCGCGCCAGCGGAGCGCCATCAGTTCATTCCTCGTTCAGGGGGCGTCACCGTGCTGACCCTACGGTGACCGGACATGAGACGAACCACGATTCCCGCGCTGGTCGCGGTGTCCCTGTTGCTGGCCTCGGCCCCGGCGGTGGCCGCGCCCACCGCCGACGCCCCACGCCCGGTCCGCGCGGTGACGGAGACCCCCTCACTCTTCGACGACGAGGCCGGCGGCGACGCGGACGCCGACGACCCGGCGATCTGGGTGCACCCGACC is a window from the Micromonospora sp. DSM 45708 genome containing:
- a CDS encoding glycine betaine ABC transporter substrate-binding protein; its protein translation is MRARSRLAAGAFGALVAAGLLTGCGDAGSSGTDAPQAGASGAGCAPVAGDQLVVLTDDKKLQNTDNVLPAINKKAATPQLVAALDKVSAKLDTTKLIQLNRAVDVDRKTPQVAAQEFAGANGVTDGIEKGPGGQVTVGAGNFSESQTVAELYKIGLTAAGYQVKVQTIGNRELYEPALEKGQIQVVPEYAATMAEFLNTKANGKDAQPISSPELEKTVAALKTEGEKSGLVFGQPSQAQDQNAFAVTKAFADKYGVSTLSDLAAKCSGQATVLAGPPECPQRPKCQAGLVEVYDFKAGSFSSLDAGGPQTKNALKTGSASVGLVFSSDAALATS
- a CDS encoding NADH-quinone oxidoreductase subunit D; its protein translation is MTGMTTDAGDLRELTVGTGAGGEQLGTDMVLNIGPQHPSTHGVLRLRLVLDGERVVAAEPIVGYMHRGAEKLFEVRDYRQIIVLANRHDWLSAFSNELGVVLAVERLMGMEVPERATWLRMALAELNRVLNHLMFLGSYPLEIGAITPMFYAFRERETIQAVMEEVSGGRIHYMFNRVGGLKEEVPAGWTGRARAAIGEVRRRMPDLDHLIRRNEIFLARTVGVGVLSAADAAAFGASGPVGRASGLDLDLRRDEPYLAYDQLDVPVVTKTAGDCHARFEVLLDQVYASLDLAEQCLDRVDRIGGPVNTRLPKVVKAPEGHTYAWTENPLGINGYYLVSRGEKTPWRLKLRTASYANVQALSTLLPGCLVPDLIAILGSMFFVVGDIDK
- a CDS encoding ABC transporter permease encodes the protein MNPVQAAVTWLNDPLNWTNPGGVLDRLGEHLSMSALAVLLGCLVAWPIGLWLGHSGRGGGLVLLVSNVTLAIPTLALLTILPLTFLGFGRASVVVALAVFAVPPLLANAYTGVRQADAEARDAARGMGLSGGQVLRRVELPLAVPYLAAGFRTAAVQVVATAALASFVNGGGLGQIIRAGFGLDIAAGGGQIIAGGVLVAGLALLVEGVLAVLERLVTPRPLRRVQRRANRRAAAATAGG
- a CDS encoding SAM-dependent methyltransferase, with the protein product MALRWRDAMEAALYGPNGFFVAGRGPAAHFRTSVHASPVFASCLGHVLTALDLALDHPARLDVVDVGAGRAELLRALLGAVVATPTGPSLAERIRFVAVEKAARPADLPAEIEWRPDIPAGITGLLLATEWLDNTPLDVATHTPDGWRHLLVDPATARETLGPALSPADAAWLTRWWPLPPPPSHVIKEFASGPTPNGDANSLISDERGWSGGWGQPGGWGRVEIGRERDQAWAEAVGQVRRGAALAVDYGHLRESRPVDGTLTGYRDGRQVPPVPDGSCDVTAHVAMDSVASAGERVARCAYTLVSQRAAVRALGADGGRPPLSLASRDPAGYLRALAAASAVAELTDPAGLGGHWWLWQPVGVDLDPLLAR
- a CDS encoding ABC transporter permease, which codes for MFLHLSYRAAPGNPWFSWRYVRDNSDSILAALREHTWLTGRAVVIAALVALPLAVAAYWFRSLAASILALTGVLYTIPSLALFAFLAPYLGIGAVTVLTVVALYALLVIVRNTLAGLNQVPPEVREAAEGMGYGRWGRLFRIELPLALPGILTGLRLATVSTVALVTVGVVVGRGGLGQLIFAGFQNNFYKAQIMTGTVLCVLLALALDLVLAGVGRLLTPWLRGRNS